One Nicotiana tomentosiformis chromosome 4, ASM39032v3, whole genome shotgun sequence genomic window carries:
- the LOC138909941 gene encoding uncharacterized protein, with amino-acid sequence MTLTRKTMASHRRDTAVGEGTSRVPPVDGAQSEAYGETPTQPLLAPPPPEEIPREIAHLVPPLLPLDQDLRSAVHLLTQLIAIQQQARASASAGSSEGSGSSRVREFISLSPPEFTGIDQGEDPQDFIDQLHRIFRVMHATEKEAVELAAF; translated from the coding sequence ATGACGCTGACTAGGAAGACTATGGCTAGCCataggagagatacagcagtaggtgaggggactagcagggtacccccagtagatggggcccaatctGAGGCCTACggagagacccctactcagccattactggctcctccaccacctgaggagattcctagggagatCGCACATCTAGTTCCCCCTCTGCTTCCattagatcaggacttgaggagtgcggtgcatttgttgacacagttgatAGCTATCCAGCAACAAGCTAGGGCAtccgctagtgcaggatcttctgaggggtctgggagttcaagggtccgagagtttatttctttgagtcccccagagtttacGGGGATAGATCAgggggaggacccgcaggatttcatagatcagcttcataggatctttcgggttatgcatgccacggagaaagaggcagttgagttagcagctttttga